Part of the Xenopus tropicalis strain Nigerian chromosome 3, UCB_Xtro_10.0, whole genome shotgun sequence genome, GAATGTTGCCGTCACTTTGGGCTTCCTTTTGCTCACTGACCCGACACTGCTGCACCACAAACCATGACTACATGCAATGAAGCGACTCGCACAATCTCGCTGTATTTTGGTTTAGTTCCCAGTTGCACAAAAGTCTCAGATGTTGGTGTTGCAACTTCCCCCCAGAGCTGAATGCATGAAATACCTGAGTGTCAGGCTCCCTCCAAACTGCCTGATTAATAACCTGTGGGAGAAACGTGAGGAAGGAGCCTAAACCCCTCCAGATGTCCTGCCGTAACCTGAGTGCACTCCGACCGCCCCCATCCACTGACCATGGGGATCCTATTCAGGGTGCTGCTGCCCCCCAACCCCTCTCACCCAGTAAGGCATTTGCTTATAATTTCTAATATTAGCCTGAATCCCCCTGAAGCACACCCTACAGGCCAACAAGTGATCCCACTAGTCTGGGAAGGTTTCTTCATCTGCCTTAGAACAGCCAAGCTAACTTTCCCACCCAATTCCTGAGGACCCTCAGGCCACCATACACCTGCCACTAAGCCTATTGGTAAGGATATGGGCAGCTTTATGGCCACGGACCATCACAAAAGGGCACTCAGTGAAGGACACTTTTACGGTTGTACATCACATGGCACAGATGCCTTCTGCATTCCACCAATAGTACAAAGGGTGAAATGAAAATACTCCCCCATTCGCTGAATATAACCGACCGCGGCTCTGACCCCAAAATCTAGTCCTTTAGCTCTCATTCTCCATGAACTTGTGCATCTAGGTCTTTGCTGCACTCTGCATCTTTGGTCAAAAAGGTCCTAACTTATGCACCTATACGTTCGTTCCTTGTGAATAGAGTGCTGAATGGAGGCAGCTCTGAATTCATTGGCCCAACCCAAGGTTCTTGAACTCAACTTGCACCTGGGGCTCCCGGGGTGCAGACCATGGCAGTCTCTACCTGCCCCATGaataataaatgacccctctagAGTCCAAATGTGCCACCGTAACCTGAGTGCGCTCCGACCGCCCCCATCCACTGACCATGGGGATCCTATTCAGGGTGCTGCTGGCCCCCAACCCCTCTCACCCAGTAAGGCATTTGCTTATAATAACTAATATTAGCCTGAATCCCCCTGAAGCACACCCTACAGGCCAACAAGTGATCCCACTAGTCTGGGAAGGTTTCTTCATCTGCCTTAGAACAGCCAAGCTAACTTTCCCTGCCCAATTCCTGAGGACCATCAGGCCACCATACACCTACCACTAAGCCTATTGGTAAGGGTATGGGCCACGGCCCATCACAAAAGGGCACTCAGTGAAGGACACTCTCACGGTTGTACATCACATGACACAGATGCCTTCTGCATTGCACCAATAGCACAAAGGGTGAAACGAAAATACTCCCCCATTCGCTGAATATAACCGACCGCGGCTCCCACCCCAAAATCTAGTCCTTTAGCTCTCATTCTCCATGAACTTGTGCATCTAGGTCTATACTGCACTCTGCATCTTTGGTCAAAAAGGTCCTATGTGCCTATACGCCCgttcctcatgaatacagtgctgaatGGAGGCAGCTCTGAATTCATTGGCCCAACCCAAGGTTCTTGAACTCAACTTGCACCTGGGGCTCCCGGGGTGCAGACCATGGCAGTCTCTACCTGCCCCATGaataataaatgacccctctagAGTCCAAATGTGCCACCGTAACATGAGTGCGCTCCGACCGCCCCCATCCACTGACCATGGGGATCCTATTCAGGGAGCTGCTGCCCCCCAACCCCTCTCACCCAGTAAGGCATTTGCTTATAATATCCCCCTGAAGCACACCCTACAGGCCAACAAGTGATCCCACTAGTCTGTGAAGGTTTCTTCATCTGCCTTAGAACAGCCAAGCTAATTTTCCCTGCCCAATTCCTGAGGACCATCAGGCCACCATACACCTACCACTAGTCCTATTGGTAAGggtatgggcagctttatggcCACGGACCATCACAAAAGGGCACTCAGTGAAGGACACTCTCACGGTTTGTACATCACATGGCACAGATGCCTTCTGCATTCCACCAATGGCACAAAGGGTGAAACTAAATTACTCCCTCATTCGCCAAATATAACTGACCACGGCTCCCACCCCAAAATCTAGTCCTTTAGCTCTCATTCTCCATGAACTTGTGCATCTAGGTCTTTGCTGCACTCTGCATCTTTGGTCAAAAAGGTCCTATGCGCCTATACACCCgttcctcatgaatacagtgctgaatGGAGGCAACTCTGAATTCATTGGCCAACCCAAGGTTCTTGAACTCAACTTGCACCTGGGGCTCCCGGGGTGCAAACCATGGCAGTCTCTACCTGCCCCATGaataataaatgacccctctagAGTCCAAATGTGCCACCAAGAAAGAAcgactgtcttcagcctgcaaAAAAAGACCCTTGGTCCTGCTGTCACAAGAAATGGGTTTCTCCAAACGAGAGACCCCATAAAATCTCGCCGGGGAGATGAGACCGTGGGTTATTGAAGTCTGATTGGAATGTTTTGATCTAATCACCTGGTCCAAATCATGGTGGAAGACCCAAGACCTTTGGGTTGATGATAATGGAACAAACACTCTTAGAAAGAATCTTTATTAGATCCAAACTGCTCCTCTCAGAGACGGaaggaatatattatatatacagaaatgtaaaaagaaaGGAACTGAAGCGATGAAGTGTCTCGATTATTGTAGAACATTAAAAGGAAGAACCATGGAATCTGCTGGGAGTGAAGACGTATGAAGCTGAACATTGGATGGCGCTGCAATCAGGGCGGTAAATAAATTAATAGCCGGCGCATAAGAGCCGGCTCGGGGGGACAGACACATCGTTTGGCTTTTTCCCCCCGTTATTGAAGCAGGGTGACCAAGGGTTACACAATTAGTGCAAAATAAGGCTTTTCTGTGGTGACCTCCTTTATTTGGCCTTGGAGATAGCCAATCCAATAAGGCCAGCTAGCCCTGCCACGCCCAGAGCCACTCCACCAACGATCGCCATGCCGACCAGTCCATCTGAAATACAAGCACAGTGAGGCCCGTTAGTTTCTGGCACATGATGGCACCAAAGCGCACCGAGACCGCGTCTCTGGAAGAAGCCAAAGTCACGTGTTGGGTTTCAAGGGCATCTCAACCCATTCATGACCCATAAAAGGTTGGCACCGTCCATTCATGCCCGCTGCAACTGGACCTACTATACAACTCCTTCATACTCGGTACCGCTTCTTTCTCTCTTCTGTACCCTTGTCCTACAGCATGGGGAGAGGAGTTGGACAAAAGACGTACAGTGCTACAGGTTCTTCTCTACAACAGGGCAAATTTGGGGAAATCATAGGTGAATTTGCCCCTATCTGAGCCCTGACGTTGGCTTATAGCAAGCAGTGAAGGTTCCATATTGAAATAAGTGTAAATCGCTGACTTCTGGGTAATCTATGCCTATGACATCATGAAAGCATTCGTAATGAATCGGCCTAACCTTTAATGCACTAAGGCTCAGAGGCATCATTTGTTTCCGCCCATAAGTGTTTGAATGACAATATCCCTAAGGGAATGCTGTGTGTGTAGCCTGGGGCTGTTATAAGAAGCCTCTTATTGCATTTATTAAGGACTTTATGGCCCCTCCTTGCCCCTCTGGTTCCTTCATTATGATGTAATGATGTGCTTGTGACCTCATGATGACATAATCACTGATCTCATTGATGTAAATGCCTTTTTTGTGAGGAGAATGTCCAGGGCTCCTCAGAGCTTCTGCCCCAGCTTCTCTCTGCCCCCCAACTCACCTTTCTGCATGGCCTTCTCAATGACCTTCTCCAGTTCCAGGGCCTGGGTGTTGTTTGGCTCGGTGCTCAGGAGGGTGCGCACGTATTTCAGCGCTTTCTCATATTCCTGAGGGAGATAAAACCCTTTGTGGTAAAACGGGGATACCCACGGCATCTGCCCCTCCCTGGTGCAACTGACAGGCTTCGGTACCTACCCTCACTGTGCTGGGGGTCAGCAAGATACAACTGCCCATCTGCCCCAATGTGTACAACTGACCATGGAGCCACCTTTCCTGCCCAGGCCACATACCCAGTGTGGTACCTACCCTCACTGTGCTGGGGGTCAGCGAGACACAACTGCCCATCTGCCCCAATGTGTACAACTGACCATGGAGCCGCCTATCCTGCCCAGGCCACATACCCAGCGTAGTACCTACCTTTAACCTGTAATGCGCCACCGCCAGGTAGAACAGATAGTCTCTCTGCTCCTCTTTATTCCCTTTCGGTAAGAGATCTGAGAACAGATTTATAAACCAATCAGAAGCGGAGACCGTTACCCGTTCTTCAGAATAAGCACAAGAGGCGCCGTGTTGGTTCCGCACAGACCCGGCTACTCACCCTCTAGGATTCGGGCCCCTTTCTTGATGTCGTCGGTGTACTTGCTGCGGATCAGGCACCAGGCGTATTCGAACTGAGTCCCTTTACTCAACGAGCCGCTTTTGCGCTCCGCCAGGTACTTCTTCTCGAACTTCTGCAACCGCAACACAAACATTCGTCAGCGCTGTCGCCATGGCGACTCGTGAAACGCAGAGGGGGGGTTTTATCTGGTAACTTTCTGGGGCCAAACTGGGCACCATGGGTTTGTGCTGGCTAGTTTATCTGTAGGGCCCGGGGCCCCCTGCGCTCAGGGGATAAAGATGCACAGATCTGGAGGAGGCCACGGGGTGCGCCAGTAGTGCCACACCTACACAAAAGCCCCGGGGCCCTCAGGGGATTATACGGCTCATGTAGAACAACAGGGCTACACGCCAATCCCTGGGCAGGCATCTGGGCAAGGAGACAATTAGACATGCCAGTTAGCGAGGCAGGGCAATCATTGGCTATATGAGGGCTGAAAAGGCTAGGAGGCTTATTGGCTACACACCCCGACTCACTGCCCAACCCAAATAAGCACAACACCATACACCGCCCAGAACATTCCCACTAGGGGGCCCCGTGGGACCCCAACAGGGAAGTGGATTGGGGGGAGAAATTCTGCTGCTGTTATTGCTGCCACTGACAGGAAGTTCAGCCAAACGCTGGCACTGCCATCACCCATGGGCACCCACCCATACTGTGACATCATCTCCCGGAGCCCCCACCCATACTGTGCCATCATCTCCCGGAGCCCCCACCCACACTGTGACATCAACTCCTGGAGCATCCATCCATACTGTGACATCAACTCCCGGAGCCCCCACCCATACTGTGACATCATCCCCGGGTGTAACATTAGTAGTGCCTGTGTTACATACAGTGCTATGAGCAAGTACAAGGGACAGCGATGGGGGCCAATATGGGCGGGGCTATAACAGTCCATCTATCCCAACACCAAACAACTTTGTTTTCAAGTTTTCGTTCCCCGACCAATGAGATGGGGAGCAGCACTGTTCCACTCAGGGCCGACAAACTGGACACACCAGGTTCTGGGCCGGCACCGTATCCCATTCTTATCCGATTTGAGCTTTTCAGGGTCAGTGTTTATTTTAGAGGGGCACTTGGTGGGCAAATACCTTCCCCTACTGCTGCAGAAGGGTTAACTGCATGATGTAATGCCCATATCAATCTATTATACCTGTACCATTTGTATATAAGGGCCATGCAGTACAGACAGGcaccactagagggcagcacCGGGATGCTACAGAGCAGACTTACTGTATATCATACAGCCAATtatctacaccagtgctgtccaactggcggcccgcgacccccctctgtgtggccccccacctgtctggctgctttgatggcttacctttctgtaagctctaagtggtatcagtactgagattaactgccccccctgcatggttctcacctcagattcaggctgtaatccccctgtattgtttaaaaatgtaatcccctgtgtttttcacaccttttaacccctgcagtgttcccccctgcagtgttcacaccttttaatctctgcattgttctacccctgcagtattcacacctcaggctcaggctgtaatcacccccattgttcccctattcacacctcagactgtaggtacctatgtaggtactgcctggaatatgctgcctgtgtgtatggcacacacagggagcatagggcagggagggtatggtacacaaaggcagggtagggcaggcagagtatggcacatacagccagcatagggcaggcagagtatggcacatacagccagcatagggcaggtagagtatggcacacacaggcagcatagggcagggagggtatggcacacacaggaagggtagggcaggcagagtatggcacacacaggcagcatagggcaggtagagtatggcacacacagtcagggtagggcaggcagagtatggcacacacaggcagggtagggcaggcagagtatggcacacacaggcagggtagggcaggcagagtatggcacacgcaggcagggtagggcaggcagagtatggcacacgcaggcagggtagggcaggcagagtatggcacacacaggcagggtagggcaggcagagtattgcacacacaggcagggtagggcaggcagagtattgcacacacaggcagggtagggcaggcagagtatggcacacacaggcagggtagggcaggcagagtatggcacacacaggcagggtagggcaggcagagtatggcacacacaggcagggtagggcaggcagagtatggcacacacaggcagggtagggcaggcagagtattgcacacacaggcagggtagggcaggcagagtattgcacacacaggcagggtaggacaggcagagtatggcacacacagacagcataggaaaggcagagtgctgcctgtgtgtgccatactctgcttgccctatgctgcttgtgggaggtgaacctggtaggggtttgttgtgggggtttgttagcagttggaaatagccattaaatggtcccaaaggtgtgtaattatgtactgggggttgctctgctatccacaagggaggaggaggcatatggaatttaagggtatatcttaatatgacataattctttcacaaatgaatgatggttgatatccccacagtaaggaccaagcatttgggattttgctgtgctaccaccattgtgataaaataggtgtggtttgaagtgggtgtggtttcaaaaaggggagtggtcaaaactggcttccattagcggccctccaccatgtatgctagagaaattccagccctcggcaccgtagaagttggacagcactgatctacaccagtgctgtccaacttctgttgtaccgagggctggaatttttccgacctacgtggtggagggccgataatggaagccagttttgacctcctaccctgcctgcatatgccatactttgactgtgtgtgccattcttggctggtttgtgccatacttggcctgtgtgtgccatactctgcctaccctgccctgcctgtgtgtgccatactctgccttccctaccctgcctgtgtgtgccatactctgccttccctaccctgcctggcgCCATGCTCGGCCTGTGTGCGCCATGCTCGGCCTGTGTGCGCCATGCTCGGCCTGTGTGCGCCATGCTCGGCCTGTGCGCGCCATGCTCGGCCTGTGCGCGCCATGCTCGGCCTGTGCGCGCCATGCTCGGCCTGTGCGCGCCATGCTCGGCCTGTGCGCGCCATGCTCGGCCTGTGCGCGCCATGCTCGGCCTGTGCGCGCCAtgctcggcctgtgtgtgccatgctctgcctgccctaccctgccctgcctgtgtgccatactctgcctgccctatgctgcctgtgtgtgccatactctgcctgacctaccctgcctgtgtgccatactctgcctgccctacctgtgtgtgccatactctgccttccctaccctgcctgtgtgtgccattcttggctggtttgtgccatactctgcctgccctaccctgccctgcccgtgtgtgccatactctacctgccctatgctgcctgtgtgtgccatactctgcctaccctaccctgcctgtgtgccatactctgcctaccctgccctgcctgtgtgtgccatactctgcttgccctatgctgcctgtgtgtgccatactctgccttccctaccctgcctgtgtgtgccatactctgccttccctaccctgcctgtgtgtgccatactctgcttgccctatgctgcctgtgtgtgccatactctgccttccctaccctgcctgtgtgtgccatactctgcttgccctatgctgcctgtgtgtgccatactctgccttccctaccctgcctgtgtgccataatctgcctgccctatgatgcctgtgtgtatggcacacacaggcagcatacagtgacacaatgctggcactgctcctacagtctgcacaataactatatattaaaaaactttttaattgcagtaccacctcagtatatgttctttttgtagagtgcagggattatttgtgggtttctactgctcctgaggtgtgaagaagtgaacaatggaagtgattacagtctgagcctgaggtgtgaacactgcaggggggaacaatgcagagattaaaaggtgtgaacaacacaggggattacatatttaaacaatacagagggattacagcctgaatctgaggtgagaaccatgcggggggggggggggggggggcagttaatctcagtactgataccatttaaagcttacacaagagtaagccatcaaagcagccagacaggtggggggccacacagaggggggtcgcgggccgccagttggacagcactgccctacaccaTTCCCTGGAGTACAGTGAGTTCTcttggactggcccactagtcACACGACTGGCCCACTAGTCACACGGGGAGAGGcaacccccccccatccccaaaACTATTTAAAGGTGACAAAAATTTGTTATAATGTCCTGTACTTGGTTGGCAAGGTGATGGTGCCCAgcaggggacatgtaatggttggcaaggtgatggtgcccagcaggggacatgtaatggttggcaaggtgatggtgcccagcaggggacatgtaatggttggcaaggtgatggtgccctgcaggggacatgtaatggttggcaaggtgatggtgcccagcaggggacatgtaatggttggcaaggtgatggtgccctgcaggggacatgtaatggttggcaaggtgatggtgccctgcaggggacatgtaatggttggcaaggtgatggtgcccagcaggggacatgtaatggttggcaaggtgatggtgccctgcaggggacatgtaatggttggcaaggtgatggtgccctgcaggggacatgtaatggttggcaaggtgatggtgccctgcaggggacatgtaatggttggcaagaTGGTGCCCAGCAGGGGACATGTAAAGGTTGGCAAgatggtgccctgcaggggacatgtaaaggttggcaaggtgatggtgccctgcaggggacatgtaatggttggcaagatgatggtgccctgcaggggacatgtaatggttggcaagatggtgccctgcaggggacatgtaatggttggcaaggtgatggtgcccagcaggggacatgtaatggttggcaaggtgatggtgccctgcaggggacatgtaatggttggcaaggtgatggtgccctgcaggggacatgtaatggttggcaaggtgatggtgccctgcaggggacatgtaatggttggcaagatgatggtgccctgcaggggacatgtaatggttggcaagatggtgccctgcaggggacatgtaaaGGTTGGCATGGTgatggtgccctgcaggggacatgtaatggttggcaaggtgatggtgccctgcaggggacatgtaatggttggcaagatggtgccctgcaggggacatgtaatggttggcaaggtgatggtgccctgcaggggacatgtaatggttggcaaggtgatggtgccctgtaggggacatgtaatggttggcaaggtgatggtgccctgcaggggacatgtaatggttggcaaggtgatggtgccctgcaggggacatgtaatggttggcaaagtgatggtgccctgcaggggacatgtaatggttggcaaggtgatggtgccctgcaggggacatgtaatggttggcaaggtgatggtgccctgcaggggacatgtaatggttggcaaggtgatggtgccctgcaggggacatgtaatggttggcaaggtgatggtgccctgcaggggacatgtaatggttggcaaggtggtggtgccctgcaggggacatgtaatggttggcaaggtgatggtgccctgcaggggacatgtaatggttggcaagatggtggtgccctgcaggggacatgtaatggttggcaaggtgatggtgccctgcaggggacatgtaatggttggcaaggtgatggtgccctgcaggggacatgtaatggttggcaagatggtgccctgcaggggacatgtaatggttggcaaggtgatggtgccctgcaggggacatgtaatggttggcaaggtggtggtgccctgcaggggacatgtaatggttggcaaggtgatggtgccctgcaggggacatgtaatggttggcaagatggtggtgccctgcaggggacatgtaatggttggcaaggtgat contains:
- the fis1 gene encoding mitochondrial fission 1 protein — translated: MEAVLSDPVDTGDLLKFEKKYLAERKSGSLSKGTQFEYAWCLIRSKYTDDIKKGARILEDLLPKGNKEEQRDYLFYLAVAHYRLKEYEKALKYVRTLLSTEPNNTQALELEKVIEKAMQKDGLVGMAIVGGVALGVAGLAGLIGLAISKAK